A stretch of DNA from Halorubrum sp. BOL3-1:
GAGCGCGGTCGCGACCGCGTCGGGGTCGTCGATTCCCATCGTGCCGAGACCGACGGGCGGAAGGTCCATGTCGGTGCGTCGACCCGGCCGAGAGTAAACCCCTCCGTCTCCCGCCGACCGGCGTCGCTATCGACGAATCAGCGCGACGGCGAGCGCGACGCCGCCGACCGCCGAGAGCGCCGCCGCCGCGACGAAGACGCCGCGCACGCCGAACGCGGGGACGAGCGGTCCGAAGAGCACCGGCGAGACGAACTGTCCGGTGTAGCCGGCCGAGGCGAGGTAGGAGCTGTACTGGCCTCGTCTCGCGGGCGGCGCGAGCGCCTCGATCCACGCGAACGACGCCGGGAAGACGAGCCCCTGTCCCAGCCCGAACGCGACGACCGCCGGGACCGCGGTCAGCGCGGAGTCGGCGGCCGCGGCGAACGCGAACGCGACGACCCACAGCGCCACCGCGGTGCCGACCAGCGCGTGGCGGCCCGTCCGGACGACGAGCCGGTCGTACAGCGCCGCGGAGGCTCCGCCGGCCGCGCCGTTGGCGGCGAGGTAGAGGCTGATCGACAGCGACGACGTGACCCCGATCCCCTCCAGCAGCTGCGGGTAGAAGACGACGATGCCGTACAGGAGCGCGTTCGCCGCGAAGTAAATCAGGTACACCGAGAGCAGTCCGGGCCGGCGTCGAAAGACGTCGATGGCGCCGTCGAGGCCGCCCTGATGGCCTCTGTCGTCCGGATCGTTTTCGTCGTCCGTGCCGTCCCCGTCGTCCGCGTCGCGTTCGCCGTCCGCGCTATTCTCGCCCTTCTCCTCGGTCATCGACTGTCCCGTCTCCGGGACGTTCGGCACGTCGCGTTCGGGGGCGACGAGGTCGTCGTCGTCGCGTACGACGACTGCGACGAGGACGGTGACGACGAGGGGCCGGCGACGGACGAAGAGGACGATGATCCGAAACGCGCCGAGACGCGGATCCGCCCGGTCGACGATGCGGCCCGAGCGGACGCGGCGCTCGCGTTCCGGCTCCGGGGCATCGACCTCCGGGGCGTCGAGTCCGACGACGCGGTCTCGCGGA
This window harbors:
- a CDS encoding MFS transporter, which produces MYLIYFAANALLYGIVVFYPQLLEGIGVTSSLSISLYLAANGAAGGASAALYDRLVVRTGRHALVGTAVALWVVAFAFAAAADSALTAVPAVVAFGLGQGLVFPASFAWIEALAPPARRGQYSSYLASAGYTGQFVSPVLFGPLVPAFGVRGVFVAAAALSAVGGVALAVALIRR